The region TGGCTGACATATTTGACAGAAATTTCTGATCGTGTATGAACAGCATATACAGGTCAACTTGATTAGTCAGTACcaaattcatatttaattagttagttgataataatttaggcttaattacttaaaaaaccctcacctttaacttttttttcgtttataccctgacctaggaaaattgtcacatatactcatgaccttgtctgtatgtttcacctctaccctcgaggtattaaacttacctcttttcatttgaaaaaaagtttaaaatagtcattcatttttagtatatattctaattacacatcaatgttattaattatacaaaaattgaattttttttgaaaataataatattagcggtttttaattttaggacttatttgagcgtttttatagatgaagtatttgtttgtaatttttttattagaaaaaggtataaaataacccttatatttagttattttcaataaatcatctttttttttgaaatttggggtataggtgaaacataaagacaaggtcatgagtatttgtgacaattttcctaggtcagggtataaacgaaaacaaaattaaaggtgagggttttttaagtaattaagcctaataatTTACTCaaacttattatttattttagggcaaaagggctcaaaaactaccgagctttcaattttttttcaataacaccctcaccttgtaattttgtcaatagcaccctatttcgtatttttcaatttcaatagcaccctaattgagaaaattagatgatttgattactataaggatgaaaattttcaaaagaactaaatttaaaggtgaaattatacttttttctacttgaacacatttaaacaagtccttttaacttaaaaaaaattcaaataagtcctcgataaatgagtttaatttgatgatttagggtgctattgaaatcgaaaaatacgaaatagggtgctattgacaaaattacaaggtcggggtgctattgaaatccaaaaatacgaaatagggtgctattgaaaaaattacaaggtcagggtgctattgaaaaaaaaatgaaaggtgggtaGTTTTTGAGCCCTTTTGCCTTTATTTTAACACTTTAAACATTCAAGGCGCATACATTTGACTTTATTTCTTTGAAAAAACACCATATTCCAATTTAGTattcaacaaaaatataaaatgaatcaCATAAGAAATGCACCAAAATGACATTCACAACACATCAATGAAGATCTTAACATTTCTCCTCTTCTCTTTAATCTCTATCTTCACCACATCAAATGCCATTGACACAATCTCTGCAACTCAATCTATTAGAGATGGTGGTCAGACCATAGTTTCAGCTGGTGGGTTCTTTGAATTGGGATTTTTCAGCATCAATACTGATAGATATTTAGGAATTTATTTCAAGAAGATATCTAATGGAACCGTCGTTTGGGTTTCTAATAGAGAAACGCCGCTTACGAATTCTTCGGGTGTACTACAGTTTGATAGCAGAGGAAGTTTGATACTTCTAAATCAAGTAAACTCGACGATATGGTCTGCTAATGTATCGAGAGCTCTGCGGAATCCGATTGCGCAGCTTTTGGATTCGGGGAATCTTGTTATTCGAGAAGAAAATGATCTTAACCCGGAAAATTACGTGTGGGAAAGTTTTCATTATCCTGACCAAACGTTTATACCTGGAATGAAGATAGGAAGATTGGCCGGAGGCTTGGAGGTTCGTTTATCGTCATGGAAGAGGCCGGATGATCCTTCGAAAGGCGACTACACTTTTCAACTTGATTCCACTGGTTTACAGATGGTTATTGAAAAGAATTCAGTTTTCTCATCTAGATCAGGACCATGGAATGGTGTTGGCCAGAGTGGTTTGCCTTTCTTGAAACCGAATCCAATTTATAACTATACAATGGTTATCAGTGAAAAGGAGAGCTACTATACTTTTGACCTTGTTGACAAATCAGTTTTTACCAGAATTGTTTTGAATGAGAATGGTGTAAATGATCGGTACTTGTGGGTAGATCGGACCCGAGAGTGGCAGCATATCTCATCTGCACCATCAGATTTTTGCGATAGTTACAATATATGTGGTGCTCATGGCAGTTGTGACATAGGCAACACACCTGTATGTTCGTGTTTGAATAAATTTGTACCGAAAATAGAAAGTAATTGGAATTCAGCGGATTGGACAGACGGATGCGTACGAAGGACGCCATTAGATTGTGAGAAAGGAGACGGATTCGTAAAGTATCCACATATTAAATTGCCTGATATGCTGAATTATTCGACAGATTCAAGCATAACCTTGGAGGAATGTGACGTGATGTGCTTGCGAAATTGTTCTTGCAAGGCCTATGCTAGTTCAAACCTCACAAATGGAATAGGATGCTTCTTTTGGTTCGGAGACCTTATTGACATGAAACAATTCGATGTAGATGGCGGGCAAGATCTTTACATTAGGATGACTTCTTCAGAATTAGGTAAATATACAATCATGAAATATCATAGCACGGAAAATTTAATCAACTTGATTGACTCATAGCATTTCTACTTTTAAATGTAGAAAACCATGGAAGCTCCGGTCACAACAAAAAAGTGGTGATCATAGCAAGCTTAGTATCATCAGCAGTAATTTTCATGCTTGTTCTGTGTCTAGGCTTCttcttacgaaataaaaagagaaCGAAGCAGCAAAATGCACAAGGTACACCTACCGTATTAAATGCTTTATTGATCGTGTAAATTGTAGCGGTCAATTTGTTTTGATGTTCTGATTTGGCTACTTTACAGGGACATGGGAAAACTATCAAGAAGATAACTACTCTTTTGATAACGATGATGAAGATCTAGAGCTACCTCATTTTGACTTCAGCACAGTAGCTAAAGCTACCAATAACTTCTCATTCAACAATATGCTTGGCGAGGGCGGCTTCGGACCTGTGTACAAGGTAACAGAATTAGACAAATCATGCAGTTGATACTGATTTTCATCATATATGCTCTATAATTGATGTTTCTCTGCAGAAAGGATCTCAGCTTAATAATATGCAATCTAAATTTTCAGGCCAGTTTTAAATATGGAGAAGAAGTTGCTGTGAAGAGGCTTTCCAAGGAATCTAGA is a window of Mercurialis annua linkage group LG2, ddMerAnnu1.2, whole genome shotgun sequence DNA encoding:
- the LOC126669277 gene encoding G-type lectin S-receptor-like serine/threonine-protein kinase At4g27290 — its product is MHQNDIHNTSMKILTFLLFSLISIFTTSNAIDTISATQSIRDGGQTIVSAGGFFELGFFSINTDRYLGIYFKKISNGTVVWVSNRETPLTNSSGVLQFDSRGSLILLNQVNSTIWSANVSRALRNPIAQLLDSGNLVIREENDLNPENYVWESFHYPDQTFIPGMKIGRLAGGLEVRLSSWKRPDDPSKGDYTFQLDSTGLQMVIEKNSVFSSRSGPWNGVGQSGLPFLKPNPIYNYTMVISEKESYYTFDLVDKSVFTRIVLNENGVNDRYLWVDRTREWQHISSAPSDFCDSYNICGAHGSCDIGNTPVCSCLNKFVPKIESNWNSADWTDGCVRRTPLDCEKGDGFVKYPHIKLPDMLNYSTDSSITLEECDVMCLRNCSCKAYASSNLTNGIGCFFWFGDLIDMKQFDVDGGQDLYIRMTSSELENHGSSGHNKKVVIIASLVSSAVIFMLVLCLGFFLRNKKRTKQQNAQGTWENYQEDNYSFDNDDEDLELPHFDFSTVAKATNNFSFNNMLGEGGFGPVYKASFKYGEEVAVKRLSKESRQGIDEFKNEVKCIAKLQHRNLVKLLGYCIHQEERILIYEYMSNKSLDCYIFDDDRSKLLDWPMRFHIINGISRGLLYLHQDSRLRIIHRDLKLSNVLLDNEMNPKISDFGMARSFGGNETAASTNRVVGTYGYMAPEYAIDGLFSVKSDVFSFGVLVLEIISGEKNRGFTHPDHQLNLVGHAWKLFKDSRYIELIDGVVMASCNRSEALRAIHVGLLCVQNDPEDRPSMSSVVLMLSSEGPLPEPKEPGFFTERRLFDAESSKQESCSVNELTITMIDVR